A stretch of Perognathus longimembris pacificus isolate PPM17 chromosome 1, ASM2315922v1, whole genome shotgun sequence DNA encodes these proteins:
- the LOC125352207 gene encoding putative PRAME family member 26: MSKEQRRATDCHRLPSVTGFAVAVAGALRSHRAQVWSVKMSMRSAPTLQRLAMHSLLSNPSLVISALEDVPVLLFPSLFLEAYAQGLTEVLKAMKDRPSRWKLHVLDLRSAYPNIWKRGYPHMMRVSCPDILPEEPTARPGSEKPEEQQPLMIVADLTIKDGPQDAFQAYLLGWARKRKARVQLCCRQLQILSPSTHQIQKALRAVRPDSIRELVVNSFWHRETMKRFAPSLSRMKNLELLDFSKMSAHVYTSRSRNFWYSRKYAAHLGQLQRLQELRLHDVFFLRGQLPAILRSQTPLQTLSLTACPLKEADLRFLSQCPCTRRLKHLRLRSVLMADFSPEPLRALLEHVAGTLETLALEDCAITDGQLSAILPALGRCSQLRFLSFYGNRISMATLHSLLSHTASLGRLSQGLYPAPLESFLPPDWCLGHIYPEAFAQVRARLAQAWRDSGTTQKLQICTDFCHRRHKGQFYSLGSDGYWVVTREALPALSALPV; the protein is encoded by the exons ATGTCCAAGGAACAGAGGAGAGCAACAGATTGCCACAGGCTGCCCTCAGTGACTGGCTTTGCGGTTGCCGTTGCCGGAGCCCTGCGCAGCCACCGGGCCCAGGTCTGGTCCGTGAAGATGAGCATGAGGAGCGCACCCACGCTCCAGCGGCTCGCCAtgcacagcctcctgagcaacccTTCGCTGGTCATCTCTGCCCTGGAGGATGTGCCCGTGCTgctgttcccttctctctttctcgaGGCCTATGCCCAGGGCCTCacagaggtgctgaaggccatg AAAGATCGTCCCAGTCGGTGGAAACTGCACGTTCTCGATCTGCGGAGTGCGTACCCCAACATCTGGAAACGAGGCTACCCCCACATGATGCGCGTGTCTTGTCCAGACATCTTGCCTGAGGAGCCCACAGCCAGACCCGGGTCAGAGAAGCCTGAAGAACAACAGCCCTTGATGATCGTGGCGGACCTCACCATCAAAGATGGCCCCCAGGATGCCTTCCAAGCCTACCTGCTGGgctgggccaggaagaggaaagcacGAGTGCAGCTGTGCTGTAGGCAGCTGCAGATTCTGTCCCCCTCCACCCAtcaaatccagaaggctctgcgtGCGGTGCGCCCGGACTCCATCCGGGAATTGGTGGTGAACAGCTTCTGGCATCGAGAAACCATGAAAAGGTTTGCTCCTTCCCTGAGCCGCATGAAGAACCTTGAGCTCCTGGACTTCTCCAAGATGAGCGCGCATGTCTACACTTCCCGCTCCAGGAATTTCTGGTATTCCCGCAAGTACGCAGCACACCTGGGGCAGCTGCAGCGCCTCCAGGAGCTGCGCCTGCACGACGTCTTCTTCCTCCGTGGACAGCTGCCCGCCATCCTCAGGAGCCAGACCCCTCTGCAGACCTTGTCTCTCACTGCCTGTCCCCTGAAGGAAGCCGACCTGAGGTTTCTGTCCCAGTGTCCCTGCACCCGGCGGCTCAAGCACCTGCGCCTGAGGAGCGTGCTCATGGCCGACTTCAGTCCCGAGCCCCTGCGGGCCCTGCTGGAGCACGTGGCcggcaccctggagaccctggccctggaggactgTGCCATCACGGATGGCCAGCTCTCGGCCATCCTGCCCGCCCTGGGCCGGTGCTCTCAGCTCCGCTTcctcagtttctatggaaaccgcATCTCCATGGCCACCCTGCACAGCCTGCTGAGccacacagccagcctgggccgctTGAGCCAAGGGCTCTATCCCGCCCCTCTGGAGAGCTTCCTCCCTCCAGACTGGTGCCTGGGCCACATCTACCCCGAGGCATTTGCCCAGGTTCGAGCTAGGTTGGCGCAAGCATGGAGAGATTCCGGGACAACCCAGAAGCTCCAGATCTGCACCGATTTCTGTCATCGCCGCCACAAGGGCCAATTCTATAGCCTGGGATCCGATGGCTACTGGGTGGTCACGCGCGAGGCTCTTCCTGCACTTTCGGCCCTGCCTGTGTAG